One part of the Asterias amurensis chromosome 11, ASM3211899v1 genome encodes these proteins:
- the LOC139943921 gene encoding probable ATP-dependent RNA helicase DDX47, giving the protein MLRNTSEQSKMAASTSEQKTTTVTEDTTEKSEEETTTFASLGVVDVLCEACERLKWKTPTKIQREALPLSFQGRDIIGLAETGSGKTGAFAIPILQALLDRPQRLFALVLTPTRELAYQISEQFEALGSSIGVNCAVVIGGIDMMTQALQLAKKPHIVVATPGRLVDHLENTKGFSLRALKYLVMDEADRILNMDFEAELDKILKVIPKERHTYLYSATMTKKVAKLQRASLKEPVKVEVSSKYDTVEKLQQFYVFIPAKYKDCYLVYILNELAGNNFMVFCSTCNNTQRVAVMLRNLGMTAIPLHGQMSQSKRLGTLNKFKGKSRSILIATDVASRGLDIPHVDVVINFDIPTHSKDYIHRVGRTARAGRAGRSITFVTQYDVELYQRIEQLIDKKLPLFPTEEQEVMLLMERVMEAQRIAKMEMKDSDDKKKGRGRGGDDDTEDAIGIRKKLKVSHRGKGRR; this is encoded by the exons ATGTTGCGCAATACCAGTGAACAATCCAAAATGGCAGCTTCCACGAGTGAACAGAAAACCACAACGGTGACAGAAGATACAACAGAAAAAAGCGAGgaagaaacaacaacatttgCGTCTTTG GGTGTCGTTGATGTATTGTGCGAGGCATGTGAGCGTCTGAAATGGAAAACTCCGACCAAGATCCAGCGAGAAGCTCTCCCGCTCAGCTTTcaag GACGGGATATCATTGGCTTAGCCGAGACAGGTTCAGGCAAGACTGGAGCGTTTGCGATTCCTATTTTACAGGCATTGCTGGACCGACCACAGAGACTCTTTGCTCTTGTATTGACACCAACGAGAGAGCTGGCCTACCAGatatctgagcagtttgaagcGCTAGGGTCAAGTATAGGGGTCAATTGTG cTGTTGTTATTGGTGGGATCGATATGATGACGCAAGCACTACAATTAGCCAAGAAACCTCACATCGTAGTCG CCACACCTGGACGACTTGTGGACCACTTGGAAAACACTAAAGGTTTCAGTCTCCGTGCTTTGAAATACCTG GTGATGGATGAGGCGGATCGAATCCTGAACATGGATTTTGAAGCAGAGCTGGATAAAATCTTGAAAGTCATCCCCAAAGAGAGACATACGTACCTTTACTCAGCCACCATGACTAAAAAG GTTGCTAAATTACAAAGAGCATCGCTGAAGGAACCCGTCAAAGTAGAGGTATCCAGCAAATACGACACGGTAGAAAAACTGCAACAGTTCTACGTCTTCATTCCGGCAAAATACAAA GACTGTTATCTCGTGTACATCCTAAATGAGTTAGCTGGTAACAACTTCATGGTATTCTGTAGTACATGTAATAACACGCAGCGAGTGGCGGTGATGTTGCGCAACCTTGGTATGACGGCTATTCCTCTACATGGACAGATGTCACAG TCCAAGAGATTGGGAACGCTGAACAAGTTTAAAGGAAAGAGTAGATCTATTTTGATTGCAACGGATGTAGCAAGCAG AGGTCTAGACATTCCCCACGTTGATGTTGTCATCAATTTTGACATCCCTACACATTCTAAG GACTACATCCACAGGGTCGGTAGAACAGCCAGAGCGGGCAGAGCTGGACGATCTATCACATTTGTAACTCA GTACGATGTGGAGTTGTATCAACGCATTGAACAGCTCATCGATAAGAAGCTCCCATTGTTTCCAACGGAGGAACAAGAAGTCATGTTACTAATGGAGAGAGTCATGGAAGCTCAGCGCATCGCCAAAATG gAAATGAAAGATAGTGACGACAAGAAGAAAGGGCGTGGTCGGGGCGGCGATGACGACACGGAGGATGCGATTGGAATACGCAAGAAGCTCAAGGTGTCTCACAGGGGCAAGGGTAGAAGATAA